One window of Epinephelus fuscoguttatus linkage group LG9, E.fuscoguttatus.final_Chr_v1 genomic DNA carries:
- the LOC125894869 gene encoding nuclear cap-binding protein subunit 1 gives MSRRRHSDGESDGGQAHKRRRTSEPIEIEDRLESLICRVGEKSTSSLESNLEGLAGVLEADLPNYKNKILRILCAVARLLPEKLTVYTTLVGLLNARNYNFGGEFVEAMIRQLKETLKNNLYNEAVYLVRFLSDLVNCHVIAAPSMVAMFENFVSVTQEEDVPQVRSDWFVYVVLSCLPWVGKELYEKKDVEMDRLLSQIEGYLKGRVKTHVPMLQVWTAEKPHPQEEYLDCLWAQIQKLKKDRWQERHILRPYIAFDSVLCEALQHNLPPFTPPGHMPDAQYPMPRVVFRMFDYTDAPEGPVMPGSHSVERFVIEENLHCIIKTHWRERKTCAAQLLSYPGKNKIPLNYHIVEVIFGELFQLPCPPHIDVMYTTLLIELCKLQPGSLPQVLAQATEMLYMRLDTMNTTCIDRLINWFSHHLSNFQFRWSWDDWSDCLTVDLEKPKPKFVKEVLEKCMRLSYHQRIVDIVPATFSALIPAEPIFLYKYEDESASSLPGYAATITVGNAIKNRASNDEILAILKEVPNPNQEDDDDEGESFNPLKIDVFLQTLLHLAAKSFSHSFSALGKFHEILKALTDTDEGKLHILKVVYEVWRNHPQMIVVLVDKMIRTQIVDCAAVANWLFSQDMAHEFTRLFIWEILHSTIRKMNKHVQKIQQELEEAKDKLEKQQHKRRDSGDDEDMDKNSEDEEGQLEEQIERLQEKVESAQSEQKNLFLVIFQRFIMLLTEHLVRCETGSVDISTPWYKNCIERLQQIFLMHHVTIQQYMGTLENLLFTAELDHHILAVYQQFCALQL, from the exons ATGTCCAGGAGACGACACAGCGACGGAGAGAGTGACG GAGGTCAGGCACATAAAAGGAGGAGAACGTCGGAGCCAATTGAAATCGAAGACCGGCTGGAGTCACTGATATGTCGAGTGGGGGAGAAG AGTACATCATCTCTGGAGAGCAACCTGGAGGGCCTCGCGGGCGTGTTGGAGGCCGACCTTccaaactacaaaaacaaaatcctgcGCATTTTATGTGCAGT CGCTCGCCTCCTACCTGAGAAGCTGACTGTGTACACGACTTTAGTCGGCCTCTTGAACGCCAGGAACTACAACTTTGGGGGCGAGTTTGTGGAGGCCATGATCAGACAACTCAAGGAGACACTGAAAAACAACTTGTACAATGAAGCCGTTTATTTG GTGCGTTTTCTGTCTGATTTGGTCAACTGTCATGTGATCGCTGCTCCTTCTATGGTGGCCATGTTCGAAAACTTTGTCAGTGTTACTCAGGAGGAAGATGTACCACAG GTTCGGTCGGACTGGTTTGTGTATGTGGTGCTGTCCTGTCTGCCCTGGGTCGGTAAGGAGCTTTACGAAAAGAAGGACGTTGAGATGGACCGACTTCTCAGCCAGATCGAAGGCTACCTCAA GGGGCGAGTGAAGACGCACGTTCCCATGCTGCAGGTGTGGACAGCGGAGAAGCCCCACCCACAAGAGGAG TACCTGGACTGCCTCTGGGCCCAGATTCAGAAGCTAAAGAAAGACCGCTGGCAGGAGCGTCACATCCTTCGTCCGTACATCGCCTTCGACAGCGTGCTGTGTGAGGCCCTGCAACACAACCTGCCCCCCTTCACCCCGCCAGGCCACATGCCCGACGCCCAGTACCCCATGCCACGGGTCGTCTTCCGCATGTTCGACTACACCGATGCCCCAGAG GGTCCCGTTATGCCTGGCAGCCATTCTGTGGAGAGATTTGTCATAGAAGAAAACCTGCACTGTATCATCAAGACTCactggagagagaggaaaacatg CGCTGCCCAGTTGCTCAGCTATCCAGGGAAAAATAAGATCCCACTCAACTATCACATCGTGGAG gTGATCTTTGGAGAACTCTTCCAGCTGCCCTGTCCGCCTCACATCGACGTCATGTACACCACACTGCTCATCGAACTCTGCAAACTGCAGCCGGGATCGTTGCCACAAGTC TTGGCCCAAGCCACAGAGATGCTGTACATGAGACTGGACACCATGAACACCACCTGCATAGACAG aCTAATCAACTGGTTTTCTCATCATTTGAGCAACTTCCAGTTTAGATGGAGCTGGGATGACTG GTCTGACTGCTTGACCGTGGATCTAGAGAAGCCCAAGCCAAAGTTTGTCAAAGAGGTTCTGGAGAAGTGCATGAG ACTCTCATACCATCAGCGGATAGTGGACATCGTCCCTGCGACCTTCTCAGCGCTGATCCCAGCCGAACCCATCTTTTTGTACAAATACGAAGATGAGAGCGCCT CTTCGTTACCAGGTTACGCAGCAACCATCACTGTCGGAAACGCCATCAAGAACCGAGCGTCCAACGACGAGATCTTGGCCATCCTCAAAGAAGTGCCCAACCCCAACCaagaagatgatgatg ACGAGGGCGAGAGCTTCAACCCTCTGAAGATCGACGTGTTCCTGCAGACGCTGCTCCACCTGGCAGCCAAATCCTTCAGCCACTCCTTCAGTGCTCTCGGCAA GTTCCATGAAATCTTGAAGGCCCTGACAGACACCGACGAGGGGAAACTTCACATCCTCAAGGTGGTTTATGAAGTGTGGAGGAATCACCCGCAG ATGATCGTAGTGTTGGTGGACAAAATGATTCGGACGCAGATCGTGGACTGCGCTGCTGTGGCCAACTGGCTCTTCTCTCAGGACATGGCTCATGAGTTCACCAG ACTTTTCATTTGGGAGATTCTGCACTCGACCATCCGAAAGATGAACAAACACGTGCAGAAGATCcagcaggagctggaggaggccaAGGACAAACTGGAGAAACAGCAGCATAAGAGG AGGGACAGCGGGGACGACGAGGACATGGACAAGAACAGCGAGGATGAGGAGGGTCAGTTAGAGGAGCAGATCGAGAGGCTACAGGAGAAGGTGGAGTCGGCTCAGAGCGAACAGAAGAACCTCTTCCTCGTCATCTTCCAG CGTTTCATCATGTTGTTGACGGAGCATCTGGTTCGCTGTGAGACGGGCAGCGTGGACATCAGCACGCCCTGGTACAAGAACTGTATCGAGCGGCTGCAGCAGATCTTTCTCATG CACCATGTGACCATCCAGCAGTACATGGGAACCCTGGAGAACCTGCTGTTCACCGCAGAGCTCGACCACCACATCCTGGCCGTGTACCAGCAGTTCTGCGCCCTCCAgctctga
- the LOC125894872 gene encoding thiosulfate sulfurtransferase/rhodanese-like domain-containing protein 2: MAADETVCSEFIDWEVDASTCNGLKQEKQLSASQRRCYSLCRRKSFAAFVASKRDSRQEEGSSSWCCCSQAFSEHSAIHKHVARIHDTEIQQLTQAMYERLLIQLEEEPETQQPDEHEAEPVDISACIPDTSHISEEQLQKGPGKVLLYYHYCQVKDPHVICAWQKALCEKLHLTGKVRVATEGINGTVGGTNTATDIYIDAMCSHPLFKMEKEDFKTSDGGAACFKDLRVGVYKEIVPMGMDPDVVSYQLAGVHLEPEEFHKEVEALLAKGDLCTDTILLDCRNFYESKIGQFTQCLAPSIRKFSYFPDYVDQNLELFRDKKVLMYCTGGIRCERGSAYLRSKEVCKEVYQLKGGIHKYLEQFPEGFYRGKLFVFDERYAISSNSDIISDCRYCGSPWDQYKLCSTNFCCQLVLSCPDCRQGGHTACCPTCQTKGQTQSKESPAVPLHHKEECECTDGRPRIPQDV; encoded by the exons ATGGCAGCGGATGAAACAGTTTGCTCAGAGTTCATAGACTGGGAAGTTGATGCTTCGACGTGTAATGGActgaaacaggaaaaacaacTGTCTGCCTCACAAAGAAGGTGCTACAGCCTCTGCAGGAGGAAG tCATTTGCTGCCTTTGTTGCGTCCAAGAGGGACAGCCGTCAGGAGGAAGGAAGCTCATCTtggtgctgctgcagccagGCTTTCAGTGAACACTCTGCCATCCACAAACACGTGGCCAGGATTCATGATACTGAAATACAGCAGCTCACACAGGCCATGTATGAGCGTTTGTTAATCCAGCTGGAAGAGGAACCTGAAACACAGCAGCCGGACGAGCACGAGGCCGAGCCGGTGGACATTTCTGCGTGCATACCTGACACTAGTCACATCTctgaggagcagcttcagaa GGGTCCAGGCAAGGTTCTGCTCTATTATCACTACTGTCAGGTGAAGGATCCACATGTCATCTGTGCCTGGCAGAAAGCTTTGTGTGAGAAGCTCCACTTAACTGGCAAG GTGAGGGTGGCGACTGAAGGCATCAATGGGACAGTTGGTGGCACCAACACGGCCACTGACATTTACATCGACGCTATGTGTTCACACCCTCTCTTCAAGATGGAGAAGGAGGATTTTAAG acaaGTGATGGTGGTGCAGCGTGTTTTAAAGACCTGAGGGTCGGTGTCTATAAAGAAATCGTCCCAATGGGAATGGATCCTGACGTTGTTTCCTACCAGCTGGCAG GAGTTCATTTGGAGCCGGAGGAGTTTCATAAAGAAGTTGAGGCTCTGTTGGCTAAAGGGGACTTGTGCACTGACACCATCCTCCTGGACTGCCGCAACTTTTATGAGAGTAAGATT GGGCAGTTTACTCAGTGTTTGGCCCCGAGCATCCGCAAGTTCAGCTACTTCCCGGACTACGTCGACCAGAACCTCGAACTGTTCAGAGACAAGAAGGTCTTGATGTACTGCACAGGAGGGATCCGCTGTGAGCGCGGCTCTGCATACCTCCGCTCCAAA GAAGTGTGTAAGGAAGTTTACCAGCTCAAAGGTGGAATCCACAAGTATCTGGAGCAGTTCCCAGAGGGTTTCTATCGAGGGAAGCTTTTTGTGTTTGATGAACGCTACGCCATCTCCTCCAACAGTGACATCATCTCAG ACTGCAGGTACTGCGGCAGTCCCTGGGACCAGTACAAACTCTGTTCCACCAACTTCTGCTGTCAGCTGGTTCTGTCCTGTCCTGACTGCCGGCAGGGCGGACACACCGCCTGCTGCCCCACCTGCCAAACCAAAGGACAGACTCAGAGCAAGGAGTCCCCCGCTGTTCCCCTGCATCACAAAGAGGAGTGTGAGTGCACTGATGGACGTCCCAGAATCCCTCAGGATGTGTAG